One window of the Halorussus sp. MSC15.2 genome contains the following:
- a CDS encoding RNA polymerase Rpb4 family protein, with the protein MTIFKEKVEEEYLTTAEAKDLLAGIEEERALDEDREMRYELARAIEHVNRFATLEAEESRELVEELLELDKVDEPTAYKITDILPKDRDELRAVYAQERYTLSGEELDDILNVVAKYD; encoded by the coding sequence ATGACGATATTCAAGGAGAAAGTCGAGGAGGAGTACCTGACCACGGCGGAGGCCAAGGACCTGCTCGCGGGCATCGAGGAGGAGCGCGCTCTCGACGAAGACCGGGAGATGCGGTACGAACTGGCCCGTGCCATCGAACACGTCAACCGCTTCGCCACGCTCGAAGCCGAGGAGTCCCGCGAACTCGTCGAGGAACTGCTCGAACTCGACAAGGTGGACGAACCGACGGCGTACAAGATAACCGACATCCTCCCGAAGGACCGCGACGAACTCCGTGCGGTGTACGCCCAGGAGCGATACACCCTCTCGGGCGAGGAACTCGACGACATCCTCAACGTCGTCGCAAAGTACGACTGA
- a CDS encoding mechanosensitive ion channel family protein codes for MNSTDGGILAAIDQLANFTQTQQVAATVGILVGLAVAVWAVRRVRPELRRRFPRHVGDVVLLAAFGTLLFGAAVSLLVLWDRATTATVALDQINATVGKGFRVVFALAVVAGAYIVTGFVKKAIDRFTEGHDTISQHQSEIVYRVSQLTVYVSAVAIILGMWSVDLSGLLVGAGFLGIVVGMAARQTLGALLAGFVLMFSRPFEIGDWVEVDDEEGIVTDISIVNTRIQTFAGEYVMIPNDIVSGEKIVNKSRKGRLRIEVEVGVDYEADVRRAADLAEETMKDLDEVLTVPTPKVVLKEFGDSAVTLLLRFWIDKPSARRQWRARTAVIESVKTTFDREGVKIPYPQRELTGREESGGFRVADEPVVRETTADGGLTDDASDANEVSRE; via the coding sequence GTGAACAGCACCGACGGCGGGATTCTCGCTGCCATCGACCAGTTGGCGAACTTCACCCAGACTCAGCAGGTGGCGGCGACGGTCGGCATCCTCGTCGGTCTCGCCGTCGCGGTCTGGGCCGTCCGTCGCGTGCGGCCGGAACTCCGCCGGCGGTTCCCGCGGCACGTGGGCGACGTGGTGTTGCTCGCCGCCTTCGGGACGTTACTGTTCGGTGCGGCGGTCAGTCTGCTCGTCCTCTGGGACCGGGCCACGACCGCCACCGTCGCGCTCGACCAGATAAACGCGACCGTGGGCAAGGGCTTCAGAGTCGTGTTCGCGTTGGCGGTGGTGGCCGGCGCGTACATCGTCACCGGATTCGTCAAGAAGGCTATCGACCGATTCACGGAGGGTCACGACACGATTAGCCAGCACCAGAGCGAAATCGTCTACCGGGTCTCGCAACTCACGGTGTACGTCTCGGCCGTGGCCATCATCCTCGGAATGTGGAGCGTGGACCTCAGCGGCCTGCTGGTCGGGGCCGGGTTCCTCGGTATCGTGGTCGGTATGGCCGCCCGCCAGACGCTCGGTGCCCTGCTCGCCGGGTTCGTGCTGATGTTCTCGCGGCCCTTCGAAATCGGCGACTGGGTCGAGGTGGACGACGAGGAGGGTATCGTGACCGACATCTCCATCGTCAACACCCGCATCCAGACGTTCGCCGGCGAGTACGTGATGATTCCCAACGACATCGTGAGCGGGGAGAAGATAGTCAACAAGAGTCGGAAGGGCCGACTCCGCATCGAAGTCGAGGTCGGCGTCGATTACGAGGCCGACGTGCGGCGCGCGGCCGACCTCGCCGAGGAGACGATGAAGGACTTAGACGAGGTGCTGACCGTGCCGACGCCGAAAGTCGTGCTCAAGGAGTTCGGCGACTCCGCGGTCACGCTTCTCCTGCGCTTCTGGATAGACAAACCGAGCGCGCGCAGGCAGTGGCGCGCCCGGACCGCGGTCATCGAATCGGTCAAGACTACCTTCGACCGCGAGGGCGTCAAAATCCCCTATCCCCAGCGAGAACTCACCGGACGCGAGGAGTCGGGCGGGTTCCGCGTCGCGGACGAACCCGTCGTACGGGAGACCACCGCCGACGGCGGTCTGACCGACGACGCGTCCGACGCGAACGAGGTGAGTCGAGAGTGA
- a CDS encoding class I SAM-dependent methyltransferase — protein MEPEENHQYWADRSTEFSPEYYANIGQNEVTETLAAVFDHYVNDDDAILEVGCSSGRHLAHLLDDGYENLTGIDINDDSFDVMADHYPRLAETGTFHAGAMEDIVPEFDDDAFDVVYSVETLQHVHPENTWVFEELTRITDDLLITAENEGNSPRRGREGAEVSHVHDDFPLYHRDWEQVFSELGAAQLLCEPGKRDTVRVFRVL, from the coding sequence ATGGAACCGGAGGAAAACCATCAGTACTGGGCCGACCGCTCGACGGAGTTCTCTCCCGAGTACTACGCCAACATCGGACAGAACGAGGTGACGGAGACCCTCGCCGCCGTGTTCGACCACTACGTGAACGACGACGACGCGATTCTCGAAGTCGGCTGTAGCTCCGGCCGCCACCTCGCACACCTGCTGGACGACGGGTACGAGAACCTGACGGGAATCGACATCAACGACGACTCGTTCGACGTGATGGCCGACCACTATCCCCGTCTCGCCGAGACGGGGACCTTCCACGCCGGCGCGATGGAGGACATCGTCCCCGAGTTCGACGACGACGCGTTCGACGTGGTCTACTCGGTGGAGACGCTCCAGCACGTCCACCCAGAGAACACGTGGGTGTTCGAGGAGTTGACCCGTATCACCGACGACCTACTGATAACCGCCGAGAACGAGGGCAACAGCCCCCGGCGCGGCCGCGAAGGCGCCGAGGTAAGCCACGTCCACGACGACTTTCCGCTCTACCACCGCGACTGGGAGCAGGTGTTCTCGGAGTTGGGGGCCGCGCAACTCCTCTGCGAACCCGGAAAGCGTGACACGGTGCGCGTTTTCCGCGTCCTCTGA
- the glnA2 gene encoding gamma-glutamylputrescine synthetase, with amino-acid sequence MTKTQSIADRCRDANCDLVRLLFVTQSGAIRAHAVDASKVETAVEDGVTLSQLVQTYNALGVRDKDGRFDAAGEVRLCPDPETFRALPYAERTGAMLCDVETLDGDPWTVDPRSSLRTFVERLRADGLAPEVAFESEFHLFETDDDGTVSKVDERGAYLTKSTRETHETVLATIDALKAQDVAVEKYYPEYAAGKHEIVTGHALGVRAADEHVLLRETVDSVARDHGYRATFLPKPFDHATNGCHVHLSLWDETNRFYDEEGLSRTARQFVAGVLDHAPALVALTAPTVNSYARLRPQLGATAFVCWGRGNREALVRVPATGQSDDAEATRVEFRAADNTANPYLALLGLLAAGYDGIERELAPPEPVSIDPGTLSAAARRDRGIDRLPRTLGAALDALEADEVLRDALGTDLFETYLGVKRSHWDAFTDSAVSWERERLRNVY; translated from the coding sequence ATGACGAAAACCCAGTCGATTGCCGACCGATGTCGGGACGCGAACTGCGACCTCGTGCGGTTGCTGTTCGTGACCCAGAGCGGGGCGATACGCGCCCACGCGGTGGACGCCTCGAAGGTCGAAACCGCCGTCGAGGACGGCGTGACGCTCTCCCAGTTGGTGCAGACGTACAACGCGCTCGGCGTCCGGGACAAAGACGGGCGGTTCGACGCCGCCGGAGAGGTCCGACTCTGCCCCGACCCCGAGACGTTCCGGGCGCTCCCCTACGCCGAGCGCACGGGGGCGATGCTCTGCGACGTGGAAACGCTCGACGGCGACCCGTGGACCGTGGACCCGCGCTCGTCGCTCCGGACGTTCGTCGAGCGACTGCGGGCCGACGGACTCGCGCCCGAAGTCGCGTTCGAGAGCGAGTTCCACCTGTTCGAAACTGACGACGACGGGACCGTCAGCAAGGTGGACGAACGCGGAGCGTACCTGACCAAGAGTACCCGCGAGACCCACGAGACCGTCTTGGCGACGATAGACGCGCTGAAGGCGCAGGACGTCGCCGTCGAGAAGTATTACCCCGAGTACGCGGCCGGGAAACACGAAATCGTCACGGGCCACGCCCTGGGCGTCCGGGCGGCGGACGAACACGTCCTCCTACGCGAGACGGTCGATAGCGTCGCCCGCGACCACGGCTACCGCGCCACGTTCCTCCCGAAACCGTTCGACCACGCGACGAACGGCTGTCACGTCCACCTGTCGCTGTGGGACGAGACCAACCGCTTCTACGACGAGGAGGGGCTGAGTCGGACAGCCCGGCAGTTCGTCGCGGGGGTTTTGGACCACGCGCCCGCGCTCGTCGCGCTGACCGCCCCGACCGTCAACTCCTACGCCCGCTTGCGTCCCCAACTCGGCGCGACCGCGTTCGTCTGCTGGGGACGGGGGAACCGCGAGGCCCTCGTCCGCGTGCCCGCGACGGGCCAGTCCGACGACGCCGAGGCGACGCGGGTGGAGTTCCGCGCGGCCGACAACACCGCCAACCCGTACCTCGCCCTGCTGGGGTTGCTCGCGGCCGGATACGACGGTATCGAGCGCGAACTCGCGCCCCCTGAACCGGTCTCCATCGACCCCGGCACCCTCTCGGCGGCGGCGCGCCGAGACCGGGGTATCGACCGACTCCCCCGGACGCTGGGCGCGGCGCTCGACGCGCTCGAAGCCGACGAGGTGCTGCGCGACGCGCTCGGGACGGACCTGTTCGAGACGTACCTCGGCGTCAAGCGGAGTCACTGGGACGCATTCACCGACAGTGCGGTCTCTTGGGAGCGCGAGCGACTCCGGAACGTGTACTGA
- a CDS encoding 5-methyltetrahydropteroyltriglutamate--homocysteine methyltransferase has translation MTEHVATTPGVYPLPDWAKEDLSDLKGHQKHDLIDGDEGEAVTDVYEQAREEVIDRQQSAGLDRVVEGQLRWDDMLAHPLAVHDSVETRGIVRYYDNNNFYRDPVVTDDLTFDGDIAGELDAASEFVDADELQAVVPGPYSLADLATDEYYGDDDEFLDAIADFLAGEVEAFPEVETLFVLEPSLVENSPDDGEDERASEAVDAVTSAAPADTDVVVHTYWGALDEKVHAHLLDADFDALSYDFVSNHEDNLYNINEYGTKDSIAAGVVDGQNTLVEDAEAISDRADWLQENTPASDFETIYLTPNTELFYLPYSTFEEKLAALGEATDLAEVKA, from the coding sequence ATGACCGAACACGTCGCGACGACACCGGGAGTATACCCGCTCCCCGACTGGGCCAAGGAGGACCTCTCCGACCTGAAGGGTCACCAGAAGCACGACCTCATCGACGGTGACGAGGGCGAAGCCGTGACCGACGTCTACGAACAGGCCCGCGAGGAAGTCATCGACCGCCAGCAGTCGGCCGGACTCGACCGCGTGGTCGAAGGGCAACTCCGATGGGACGACATGCTAGCCCACCCGCTCGCGGTCCACGACTCGGTGGAGACCCGCGGCATCGTCCGGTACTACGACAACAACAACTTCTACCGCGACCCGGTCGTGACCGACGACCTGACCTTCGACGGCGACATCGCCGGCGAGTTGGACGCCGCCAGCGAGTTCGTGGACGCCGACGAGTTGCAGGCGGTCGTCCCCGGTCCCTACTCGCTCGCCGACCTCGCCACCGACGAGTACTACGGCGACGACGACGAGTTCCTCGACGCCATCGCCGACTTCCTCGCCGGTGAAGTCGAGGCGTTCCCCGAGGTGGAGACGCTGTTCGTCCTCGAACCGTCGCTGGTGGAGAACTCGCCGGACGACGGCGAGGACGAACGCGCCAGCGAAGCGGTCGATGCGGTGACGAGCGCCGCCCCGGCCGACACCGACGTCGTGGTCCACACCTACTGGGGCGCGCTGGACGAGAAGGTCCACGCCCACCTCCTCGACGCCGACTTCGACGCGCTCAGTTACGACTTCGTGAGTAACCACGAGGACAACCTGTACAACATCAACGAGTACGGCACCAAGGACTCCATCGCCGCGGGCGTGGTGGACGGCCAGAACACGCTGGTCGAAGACGCCGAGGCTATCTCCGACCGGGCCGACTGGTTGCAGGAGAACACGCCCGCGAGCGACTTCGAGACCATCTACCTGACGCCGAACACCGAACTGTTCTACTTGCCGTACTCGACGTTCGAGGAGAAACTCGCCGCGCTCGGCGAAGCGACCGACCTCGCGGAGGTGAAAGCATGA
- a CDS encoding metal-dependent hydrolase: MVDVLGHLGMALIWLAPAWYFIERRKTAAVFVGLGFWFGMLPDVDLYLSNWFAGIHHHGVFHTILVVTLLAVPLGAILGWVFTKVNNQTELFSDRATVHAYTMGVIAVWVAGLSHLFADMLSAPDVATRIEPFWPLYNGSVVLIDVLWYTSVWATWGLLALGVAVNVVAWFWKSDGSDTRETVAASE; the protein is encoded by the coding sequence ATGGTGGACGTACTCGGTCACCTCGGGATGGCGCTGATATGGCTCGCACCCGCGTGGTACTTCATCGAGCGACGGAAGACGGCGGCGGTGTTCGTCGGACTGGGCTTCTGGTTCGGGATGCTGCCGGACGTGGACCTCTACCTCTCGAACTGGTTCGCGGGCATCCACCACCACGGCGTCTTCCACACGATTCTCGTGGTCACGCTCTTGGCCGTGCCGCTCGGTGCGATACTCGGATGGGTCTTCACGAAGGTGAACAACCAGACCGAACTGTTCTCCGACCGGGCCACCGTGCACGCCTACACTATGGGGGTCATCGCAGTCTGGGTCGCGGGACTCTCGCACCTGTTCGCCGACATGCTGTCGGCCCCCGACGTGGCGACGCGCATCGAACCGTTCTGGCCGCTCTACAACGGGTCGGTAGTCCTCATCGATGTCCTCTGGTACACGTCGGTCTGGGCGACGTGGGGGCTGCTCGCTCTCGGTGTCGCGGTCAACGTCGTAGCGTGGTTCTGGAAATCCGACGGGTCGGATACCCGGGAAACCGTGGCGGCTTCGGAGTGA
- a CDS encoding DUF433 domain-containing protein: MNRIVKTDDVMGGQPRIEGRRISVLQIYEWVNEEGMSPEAVSSEFGVELADVHLALSYYYDNVAEMEDWRERRKTRIEESEDEQPSPKYA, from the coding sequence ATGAACAGAATCGTGAAAACGGACGACGTGATGGGCGGCCAGCCCAGAATCGAAGGGCGTCGGATTTCGGTCCTCCAAATCTACGAGTGGGTGAACGAGGAGGGAATGTCCCCGGAAGCCGTCTCCTCGGAGTTCGGCGTCGAACTCGCCGACGTTCATCTGGCGCTCTCGTACTACTACGACAACGTCGCGGAGATGGAAGACTGGCGTGAGCGTCGAAAGACACGCATCGAGGAGAGCGAAGACGAGCAACCGTCGCCGAAGTACGCATGA
- a CDS encoding 50S ribosomal protein L21e yields the protein MPSSNGPYHSTRNKLSNDPRESGTSPPQRAVQQYEEGQKVHLKIDPSVEKGRFHPRFGGQTGEIVGKQGAAYKVSVNDRGKEKTLIVTPAHLKAQE from the coding sequence ATGCCGAGTTCGAACGGACCCTACCACAGCACTCGTAACAAGCTCTCGAACGACCCCCGCGAGAGCGGTACGTCTCCGCCCCAGCGGGCCGTCCAGCAGTACGAGGAGGGCCAGAAGGTCCACCTCAAGATAGACCCGAGCGTCGAGAAGGGCCGCTTCCACCCGCGGTTCGGCGGCCAGACCGGTGAAATCGTCGGCAAACAGGGCGCGGCCTACAAGGTCAGCGTCAACGACCGCGGCAAGGAAAAGACCCTCATCGTCACCCCGGCGCACCTGAAAGCGCAGGAATAG
- a CDS encoding HemK2/MTQ2 family protein methyltransferase gives MTDLADRRDVETEVYQPAEDSHLLAEAAIADLGDDRESLALEVGTGSGYVAERVMDETHARVLGSDVNPHACTQARERGVEAVRADLLEPFRSDVFDVVLFNAPYLPTDPDEERDDWMEVALSGGEDGREVIEPFLESVGRVLDPDGAVYLLVSSLTGVDEVVALADDEGFSAVALRDESFPFETLTVLKLLR, from the coding sequence GTGACAGACCTCGCCGACCGACGCGACGTCGAGACCGAGGTGTACCAACCGGCCGAAGACTCACACCTGCTCGCGGAGGCCGCTATCGCCGACCTCGGAGACGACCGAGAATCGCTCGCGCTGGAGGTCGGAACCGGGTCGGGGTACGTCGCAGAGCGAGTAATGGACGAGACTCACGCCCGCGTCCTCGGGTCCGACGTGAACCCCCACGCTTGCACGCAGGCCCGCGAGCGAGGCGTGGAAGCGGTCCGGGCCGACCTGCTCGAACCGTTCCGTTCGGACGTTTTCGACGTCGTCCTGTTCAACGCGCCCTACCTTCCGACCGACCCCGACGAGGAGCGCGACGACTGGATGGAGGTCGCGCTCTCGGGCGGCGAGGACGGCCGGGAGGTCATCGAACCGTTCCTCGAATCCGTAGGCCGAGTCCTCGACCCCGACGGAGCGGTCTACCTGCTGGTCAGTAGTCTCACTGGCGTAGACGAAGTCGTGGCGTTGGCCGACGACGAAGGGTTCTCCGCGGTGGCGCTCCGTGACGAGTCGTTCCCCTTCGAGACGCTGACGGTGTTGAAGCTACTCCGCTGA
- a CDS encoding DUF5615 family PIN-like protein, whose protein sequence is MNLAVDENIKASITDLLAQEGHDVVRIQDVELGISDTAVIDYCRAEGRVLLTNDDDFFDFDSHPGALFLTHQTTPARDVVNAIRHIERQLSADELEGIVLHVPDGWV, encoded by the coding sequence ATGAATCTGGCCGTAGACGAGAACATCAAAGCCTCCATCACCGACCTCCTCGCACAGGAGGGCCACGACGTCGTTCGGATTCAGGACGTCGAACTCGGAATCAGCGATACTGCCGTAATCGATTACTGTCGAGCGGAGGGGCGTGTGCTTCTCACGAACGACGACGATTTCTTCGACTTCGATTCGCACCCCGGTGCCCTGTTTCTCACCCACCAGACGACACCTGCTCGAGACGTTGTAAACGCGATTCGGCACATTGAGCGACAACTCTCGGCGGACGAGTTGGAAGGAATCGTCCTCCACGTTCCGGACGGGTGGGTGTGA
- a CDS encoding VOC family protein, with product MADERKPAEDFEVTADLPDSPMHTTGTDHITLIGSNTEDTIEFYRDILGMPLVLRQPNLDDPSQTHLFFDTGDGRIVTFFVNEDRDSNPRPQRTGVGAVHHLSFSIDPEEFVEIRETLNEEWRGCNEFDRGIFHSLYTQDHNGLVIELSTDKWAIPDDRRGEVLATAQRIREEDGADFAEERHIEQALDELGMDVEKYDLPDAETGSGV from the coding sequence ATGGCCGACGAACGCAAACCAGCCGAGGACTTCGAAGTCACCGCCGACCTCCCCGACAGTCCGATGCACACCACCGGAACCGACCATATCACGCTCATCGGGAGCAACACCGAGGACACCATCGAGTTCTACCGCGACATCCTCGGGATGCCGCTCGTCCTCCGGCAACCGAACCTCGACGACCCCTCCCAGACCCACCTCTTCTTCGACACGGGCGACGGTCGCATCGTGACGTTCTTCGTGAACGAGGACCGCGACTCGAACCCGCGTCCCCAGCGCACGGGCGTGGGCGCTGTCCACCACCTCTCCTTTAGCATCGACCCCGAGGAGTTCGTGGAGATTCGCGAGACGCTCAACGAGGAGTGGCGCGGGTGCAACGAGTTCGACCGCGGCATCTTCCACTCGCTGTACACGCAGGACCACAACGGACTGGTCATCGAACTCTCGACCGACAAGTGGGCGATTCCGGACGACCGACGGGGAGAGGTGCTGGCGACCGCCCAGCGCATCCGCGAGGAGGACGGCGCGGACTTCGCCGAGGAACGCCACATCGAACAAGCGCTCGACGAACTCGGCATGGACGTCGAGAAGTACGACCTGCCGGACGCCGAAACCGGGTCGGGCGTCTGA
- a CDS encoding DUF655 domain-containing protein, translating into MTEQNDGDERVPAVVLDYLPHGRADDDRPQYQKPALTYALGVEEFRLFEVTLEEDVSLTITDRFDADRSNELVASVREIEFEDLSGAAQSELEHAIRDVVESNERRFVDFYNDAQPITLRLHQLNLLPGVGKKLRNNILEQRKREPFESFEDLEDRVSGFHNPKEVLVERILEEIREDDLKYRTFVRVEEQQQ; encoded by the coding sequence ATGACCGAACAGAACGACGGCGACGAGCGAGTGCCAGCGGTCGTGCTGGACTATCTTCCCCACGGCCGGGCCGACGACGACCGGCCACAGTACCAGAAACCCGCGTTGACCTACGCCCTCGGAGTCGAGGAGTTCCGACTGTTCGAGGTGACGCTGGAAGAGGACGTGAGTCTCACCATCACCGACCGTTTCGACGCCGACCGGTCGAACGAACTGGTCGCGAGCGTGCGCGAAATCGAGTTCGAGGACCTCTCCGGGGCGGCCCAGTCGGAACTGGAACACGCCATCCGCGACGTGGTCGAATCGAACGAACGGCGTTTCGTCGACTTCTACAACGACGCCCAACCCATCACGCTCCGACTCCACCAGCTAAATCTCCTGCCGGGCGTCGGGAAGAAACTCCGGAACAACATCCTCGAACAGCGTAAGCGGGAACCCTTCGAGAGTTTCGAGGACTTGGAAGACCGAGTGTCTGGGTTTCACAACCCCAAAGAGGTGCTTGTCGAGCGCATCCTCGAAGAGATTAGGGAGGACGACCTGAAGTACCGGACGTTCGTGCGGGTCGAAGAACAACAGCAGTAG
- a CDS encoding cystathionine gamma-synthase yields MTDDEEFRFETRSIHAGQEPDEETGALMTPIHANSTYEQDAPGEHRGYEYSRTGNPTRTDLEANVASLEGGDYGRAFSSGMGAINTVLNLLESGDHVVASEDVYGGTHRIFTQVYEKYDLEFDFVDMTDLDETEAAMRENTELVWVETPTNPLLNVVDIEGTADVAHEHDALCAVDNTFATPYLQRPLELGADLVAHSLTKYMGGHSDVVGGALVTDDEELDEEFGFYQNSVGATPGPHECFLVLRGTKTLPVRMDRHCENARALADWLQDHDDVARVYYPGLESHPDHDLAASQMDDFGGMVSFEMDASLEETADVVSETEVFTLAESLGGVESLIEQPATMTHAAIPAEEREAAGLRDGLIRASIGIENVEDLKADLQQAFDAALE; encoded by the coding sequence ATGACCGACGACGAGGAGTTCCGCTTCGAGACGCGCTCGATTCACGCCGGACAGGAACCCGACGAGGAGACCGGGGCGCTCATGACCCCGATTCACGCCAACTCCACGTACGAACAGGACGCGCCGGGCGAACACCGGGGCTACGAGTACTCCCGGACGGGCAACCCCACGCGGACGGACCTCGAAGCCAACGTCGCCAGCCTCGAAGGCGGCGACTACGGTCGGGCGTTCTCCAGCGGAATGGGCGCGATAAACACCGTATTGAACCTGCTCGAATCCGGCGACCACGTGGTCGCAAGCGAGGACGTGTACGGCGGCACCCACCGCATCTTCACGCAGGTCTACGAGAAGTACGACCTCGAATTCGACTTCGTGGACATGACCGACTTAGACGAGACGGAGGCCGCGATGCGAGAGAACACGGAACTCGTCTGGGTCGAGACGCCGACGAACCCCCTGCTCAACGTCGTGGACATCGAGGGCACCGCCGACGTCGCCCACGAACACGACGCGCTCTGCGCGGTGGACAACACCTTCGCCACGCCGTACCTCCAGCGACCCCTCGAACTCGGGGCGGACCTCGTGGCCCACTCGCTGACCAAGTACATGGGCGGCCACTCCGACGTGGTTGGCGGCGCGCTCGTCACCGACGACGAGGAACTCGACGAGGAGTTCGGCTTCTACCAGAACAGCGTCGGCGCGACGCCCGGCCCCCACGAGTGCTTCCTCGTCCTCCGCGGGACCAAGACGCTCCCGGTCCGGATGGACCGCCACTGCGAGAACGCCCGCGCGCTCGCCGACTGGTTGCAGGACCACGACGACGTGGCGCGCGTCTACTACCCCGGACTGGAGAGCCACCCCGACCACGACCTCGCCGCGTCCCAGATGGACGACTTCGGCGGGATGGTCAGCTTCGAGATGGACGCCTCGCTCGAAGAGACCGCCGACGTGGTGAGTGAGACCGAGGTCTTCACGCTCGCCGAGAGTCTGGGCGGCGTCGAGAGCCTCATCGAGCAACCCGCGACGATGACCCACGCTGCAATTCCCGCCGAGGAGCGCGAGGCGGCCGGGCTTCGAGACGGCCTGATTCGAGCGAGCATCGGCATCGAGAACGTCGAGGACCTGAAGGCGGACCTCCAGCAGGCGTTCGACGCGGCGCTGGAGTGA
- a CDS encoding 16S ribosomal RNA methyltransferase A: MTDSRDSGTAPRDPDALLRRAGVRGNPDRDQHFLIDDRVLDRLPDYAAEAGFDLSHVLEIGPGTGALTDRLLAVADEVTVIERDPDLAAFLREEFADEIAAGRLTVISGDALSVELPDFSVSVSNLPYGVSSEITFRLLPRGKPTVLMFQKEFAERMAADVGTDDYGRLSVSAQHYADVEVVEPVPKEAFSPPPDVESAVVRTTPRDPDYEVEDEEFFLRFVKAVFTQRRKTLRNAIRNTGHISGLDDADAPVEAIADGETDLDPDVLSKRAGKIPPETFAALATVADEYGRGGGETE, encoded by the coding sequence ATGACCGACTCACGCGATTCGGGGACCGCTCCCCGAGACCCGGACGCGCTGCTCAGGCGGGCGGGCGTCCGCGGTAATCCCGACCGCGACCAGCACTTTCTGATAGACGACCGAGTTCTCGACCGACTGCCCGACTACGCCGCGGAAGCGGGGTTCGACCTGTCTCACGTCCTCGAAATCGGGCCGGGGACCGGCGCGCTGACCGACCGACTGCTCGCGGTGGCCGACGAGGTGACCGTCATCGAGCGCGACCCGGACCTCGCGGCGTTCCTGCGCGAGGAGTTCGCCGACGAAATCGCGGCCGGACGCCTGACGGTAATTTCCGGCGACGCACTCTCGGTCGAACTGCCCGACTTCTCGGTCTCGGTCTCGAATCTCCCCTACGGCGTCTCCAGCGAAATCACGTTCCGCCTCCTGCCGCGCGGCAAGCCGACGGTGCTCATGTTCCAGAAGGAGTTCGCCGAGCGCATGGCCGCCGACGTCGGCACCGACGACTACGGCCGCTTGTCGGTGAGCGCCCAGCACTACGCAGACGTAGAAGTGGTCGAACCCGTGCCGAAGGAAGCGTTCTCGCCGCCGCCGGACGTCGAGAGCGCGGTGGTCCGAACCACGCCCCGCGACCCCGACTACGAGGTCGAAGACGAGGAGTTCTTCCTCCGGTTCGTGAAGGCCGTGTTCACACAGCGCCGCAAGACCCTCCGAAACGCGATTCGGAACACCGGCCACATCTCCGGACTGGACGACGCCGACGCGCCGGTCGAAGCTATCGCCGACGGAGAGACGGACCTCGACCCGGACGTGCTGAGCAAGCGCGCGGGCAAGATTCCGCCGGAGACGTTCGCGGCGCTGGCGACGGTGGCCGACGAGTACGGCCGCGGCGGAGGTGAGACCGAGTGA